DNA sequence from the Brachybacterium avium genome:
GCCGGGCCGGCGCCGCGTCGGTGGGAACGGTCGTGGGCAGCGTGAGGTCCGCTGCACGGAGGATCTTCGCGGTCGCGAGGTCGAGCGAGACGGCGAGGTCCGGCGGCAGGTCGTGGCGCGCCGCCGCCTCCGCCGCGCTGGTCACGTGCCAGCGGGCGAGGTCCTCGACCCAGGCGCGCGAGCCGCCGGAGGTCAGCAGGTCCCTCGCCCGGCGGGCGTCCGCCTCGCCGAGGTCCTCGCGCCCCAGCAGCGGCTGCAGCGCGGACCAGGCATCGGTGGTCGAGGCGTGGGCGATGAGGGCGGTGCGCTTGCCCTCGCGCAGGTCGCCGAGTGCGCTCTTGCCGGTGCGGCTCTCGTCGCCGAACACGCCGAGCAGATCGTCGAACAGCTGGAAGCCGATGCCGAGCAGGCTGCCGATCTCGTCGAGGGCGGCGAGCACCTCGGGGGAGGCGTCGGCCAGGATCGCGCCGGCCCGCAGCGGCAGCTGGAAGGAGTACAGGGCGGTCTTCAGCTCGGCGACGGCGAGCGCCTCCCGCAGCACCACGGAGCCGTGCGCGGGCCCCAGCTGGAGGCGCACGTCGGCGAGCTCCCCGGCGGCTGTGGCGTGCAGGGTGCTCTCGAACAGGTCCAGCAGACGCTCGGTGACGGCGCTGGGGGCCTCGCAGCGGGCGATGGCCCGCATCGCCGCGATCAGCCCCAGGTCGCCGGCGAGGATGCCGGCCGCGTCGCCCAGCCGCTGCGCGTCGGCGGGGCCGGCGCCACGGCGTCGGGCGTCGGCGGCGATCCCTCCGGACAGGCTCGGCACACCGCGTCGGACCTGGTCGCCGTCGATCACGTCGTCCTGCACGACCAGGGCGGTGTGCAGCAGCTCGAGCGCCGCGGCCACCTGGACCGCGGCGGGCTCGCGAGTGCCTCCGAGCGCCCGGTGGGTGGACAGCAACAGGTTCGGGCGGAACCGCTTCCCGCCGTCGTTGGCCCGGGAGAAGGCCTCCCACAGATCGTGATGGTCGGGCAGGGGCAGGGCTCCGGGTCGGTGCGCACCGAGGGTCAGCAGACGCCGGATCTCGCCCTCGACGGCATGCAGGTGAGCGGCGGTCATGGAGTCCCCGCCGGGAACTGCTCGAGGACTCCGGTCAGCTGCGGGACCTGGGAGGCCGTCCATGGGCTGAGTATCCACGGTGAGAGCTCCACGAGCGAGGCCAGTTCGGCGGGGGAGACCCAGCGCAGGTCCATGACCTCCTCGGGGTTCGGCTCGGGCTCGCTCTCGGCAGCCGTGACGAAGACCGGGCAGATCTCGTTCTCGAGGATGCCGGAGGCGTCCACGGCGCGGTAGCGGAAATCGGGGAGCGCCTCCTGCGGGGCGGCCACGGCCATCCCCAGTTCGTGCCGGGCATGGCGGGTGATCGCCTCGGCGGACGTCTCGCCCTGCCGGGGGTGGCCGCAGAAGGAGTTGGTCCACACCCCGGGCCAGGTGCGCTTGGTCAGCGCGCGTCGGGTGAGCAGCACGCGACCGTCCTCACGCACCGCGTAGCAGGAGAAGGCCAGGTGGAGCGGGGTGTGTGGTGAGTGGACGGTGGAGCGCGGAGCCAGCCCGCGGGGGGACCCGTCGGCGTCCATGAGGATGACGTGG
Encoded proteins:
- a CDS encoding polyprenyl synthetase family protein, whose protein sequence is MTAAHLHAVEGEIRRLLTLGAHRPGALPLPDHHDLWEAFSRANDGGKRFRPNLLLSTHRALGGTREPAAVQVAAALELLHTALVVQDDVIDGDQVRRGVPSLSGGIAADARRRGAGPADAQRLGDAAGILAGDLGLIAAMRAIARCEAPSAVTERLLDLFESTLHATAAGELADVRLQLGPAHGSVVLREALAVAELKTALYSFQLPLRAGAILADASPEVLAALDEIGSLLGIGFQLFDDLLGVFGDESRTGKSALGDLREGKRTALIAHASTTDAWSALQPLLGREDLGEADARRARDLLTSGGSRAWVEDLARWHVTSAAEAAARHDLPPDLAVSLDLATAKILRAADLTLPTTVPTDAAPARRRAERRSEQGLPA
- the idi gene encoding isopentenyl-diphosphate Delta-isomerase, coding for MTDTRPSQPAVEDHVILMDADGSPRGLAPRSTVHSPHTPLHLAFSCYAVREDGRVLLTRRALTKRTWPGVWTNSFCGHPRQGETSAEAITRHARHELGMAVAAPQEALPDFRYRAVDASGILENEICPVFVTAAESEPEPNPEEVMDLRWVSPAELASLVELSPWILSPWTASQVPQLTGVLEQFPAGTP